One part of the Phragmites australis chromosome 3, lpPhrAust1.1, whole genome shotgun sequence genome encodes these proteins:
- the LOC133912400 gene encoding 14 kDa zinc-binding protein — MASEKEAALAAVPNDNPTIFDKIIKKEIPSNVVYEDEKVLAFRDINPQAPTHILIIPKVKDGLTGLSKAEERHVEILGYLLYVAKVVAKQEGLEDGYRVVINDGPSGCQSVYHIHVHLLGGRQMNWPPG; from the exons ATGGCGTCGGAGAAGGAAGCTGCGCTCGCCGCCGTGCCCAACGACAACCCCACCAT ATTTGACAAGATCATCAAAAAGGAAATACCGTCTAATGTGGTTTATGAGGATGAGAAG GTCTTGGCTTTCAGAGACATAAACCCTCAAGCTCCAACGCACATCTTAATCATTCCCAAAGTCAAGGATGGATTAACTGGCCTTTCAAAG GCAGAAGAGAGGCATGTAGAGATACTTGGTTATCTCCTATATGTTGCGAAAGTGGTTGCAAAGCAGGAAGGACTTGAAGATGGCTACCGTGTTGTCATCAATGATGGCCCTAGCGGAT gtCAATCTGTTTACCACATCCATGTACATCTTCTTGGCGGCAGGCAGATGAACTGGCCCCCAGGCTAA